The genomic interval TTTCCGTATAGCAGTATGAATGGCGGAATTTTGCTTGCCATACTCAGTGTGATTGTGATTTATATTGTTTTGCAGAAAACAACGTTTGGTTATGAACTGAAAGCCTGCGGTTTCAATAAAGACGCCAGTCTGTATGCCGGGATCAATGCCAAGCGCAATATCGTTTTTTCGATGATGATTTCCGGCGCTTTGGCCGGGATTGGCGGTGGGCTACTATATTTGTCCGGTTCCGGCAAATACATCAAAGTCATCGACATCATTGCCACCGAAGGATTTGACGGCATGTCGGTCGCTTTGTTAGGCTTATCGAATCCCGTCGGAATCCTGATTGCCGGTCTGTTCATTGCCTATATTCAGGTGGGCGGGTTCAATTTGCAGCTATTGAATTATGATCAGGAAATCATCAACATTATCACGGCCGCAATCATCTATTTCAGCGGGTTTGTGCTTGTTTTCCAAAACAATCTGGAATATGTGCAAAATTGGTGGAAGGGCAGAAACTCTAAAAACAAAGGCGGCTTCGCGAACAACGCGGCAGAAGAGCCGGTGCCGAAAGTGCCGGAAAATGAGTCTCCCGCGGAAGGGGGCGGTCTGCGATGAGAGGGATCGACCTGCTTTATTTTATTGTTCAGCAAACCATGTTCTTCTCGATGCCGCTGCTTTTGGTTGCTTTGGGCGGCCTTTTTTCCGAACGCAGCGGTGTTGTCAACATTGCTTTGGAAGGGATCATGGTTGTCGGAGCCTTGGCCAGCGTGCTTTTTATCTATTTGATGCAGACTTATGCGCTGCTTTCCGGCAATTTTTTGTTGATTTGCGCAGTTTTTATTGCTATCATAGCCGGGATGCTGTATTCCCTGCTGCATGCATACGCCGCCATCAATATGAAGGCAAATCAGGTCATCAGCGGTACTGCTCTGAATTTGGCTTCCTCCCCACTGGCGATTTTAGTCGGCAGAATTGCGACCGGCAGCATCAGCGGCCGCAGTGTACAGCAGATTCCGTTTGAAAATCAGTTTCATATCGCCAAACTGCCGCTCTTGGGTGATTTGCCGCTGCTCGGACCGCTCTTTTTCCAAAACACCTACCTGACCACTTATCTTTCGGTGGCGATTTTGATTGTGTCCTGGGTGGTGCTCTATCGTACAAAATTCGGCTTGCGTCTGAGGGCATGCGGCGAACATCCGCAGGCGGCTGATTCGGTTGGGATTAATGTCTATCGAATGCGTTATGCCGGCGTAGTCATCTCAGGCGCGTTAGCGGGATTGGGCGGTTTGGTTTTTGTCATTCCGACTTCGACCAATTTCAATGCCTCCGTGGCCGGTTACGGTTTTCTGGCGCTGGCTGTGCTGATCTTCGGCCAATGGAAACCTTGGCGTGTGTTTGCCGCTTCGCTTTTCTTTGGCGCGATGAAAACCATTTCGGCATCCTATTCTTCCATCGGACTGCTGCAGGGTTTCGGCATTTCCAGTGAAATTTATAAGATGATTCCCTATTTTGCCACCCTGATCGTCTTGGTCTTCTCCTCCAAAAATTCGCAGGCGCCGAAAGCCTCCGGTGAACCCTATGACCAGGGCGCCCGCTGATGCTGTTCGGGCGGGAGGCAAAAGGCATGACCGTATCGCTTTCTTCAGAGCAAGAAGAGACGATACGGTTTCTCTGCTTTCAATTTCCTTTTTTATGTGAGGAGCGCGCGATTCTCTTTTCGTGTTGGACTGCTCTGGCGGCAAAGCGCGGCAGGGCAGGAAACCCGTTTGGTGAAGGAGAAAGAAAAATATCTGCGGCAACGAAAGGAGCGGCTTGATCGCTCGAAAGACAGGAGAAATGAGGATGGCACTCAAAAAAGAAATCTACTGGCGTTCCAGTCTCTGGCATCATTTTATA from Negativicutes bacterium carries:
- a CDS encoding ABC transporter permease: MKGRSVGQFTRAGLPSVLAVLAGFLLGFIIMLIVNPQQALQGIGIILMGGFQKGAAGIGQMLYYATPIIMTGLAVGFAFKTGLFNIGASGQFMLGSFAAVYVGVTMTWLPGSIHWLAALLAAMLAGALWGMLPGLLKAVSNVSEVITSIMMNYIGMSLVNLLIKATVYNKLKNETMPVAATANIPKWGLDRLFPYSSMNGGILLAILSVIVIYIVLQKTTFGYELKACGFNKDASLYAGINAKRNIVFSMMISGALAGIGGGLLYLSGSGKYIKVIDIIATEGFDGMSVALLGLSNPVGILIAGLFIAYIQVGGFNLQLLNYDQEIINIITAAIIYFSGFVLVFQNNLEYVQNWWKGRNSKNKGGFANNAAEEPVPKVPENESPAEGGGLR
- a CDS encoding ABC transporter permease, with the protein product MDLLYFIVQQTMFFSMPLLLVALGGLFSERSGVVNIALEGIMVVGALASVLFIYLMQTYALLSGNFLLICAVFIAIIAGMLYSLLHAYAAINMKANQVISGTALNLASSPLAILVGRIATGSISGRSVQQIPFENQFHIAKLPLLGDLPLLGPLFFQNTYLTTYLSVAILIVSWVVLYRTKFGLRLRACGEHPQAADSVGINVYRMRYAGVVISGALAGLGGLVFVIPTSTNFNASVAGYGFLALAVLIFGQWKPWRVFAASLFFGAMKTISASYSSIGLLQGFGISSEIYKMIPYFATLIVLVFSSKNSQAPKASGEPYDQGAR